GTCGGGCGTGCTCGAAGGCAGTCGCGTGAACCGCTCGGCGACCGCCGAGGGGTAGTCGGTACCGGCCGACCGCAGGTCGCGCGCGCTCGCGACCGGGACGCGACTGGTGACGCTGTAGCGCTCGCCGCGAGCCAGCGATCCGTCGAGTTCCAGGCCGTCGAGGTCGGTCACGCGTGCACGGTCGGACACGCTCCCGTCGATATCGACGGGCTTCCAGGCCGCCGGTAGAACGCTGATCTCGTCGATAGCGGTGACGGTCTGGCCGACCGCCCGGCTCTGGCCCGGCGGTCCCTGAATGCGACCGCTGTAGGAGTAGCTGCTCCCGGTACGGATCCAGCCGTCACCGGTGTAGCGGTCGTAGCTCCCGACCTTCCAGTAGGACTCCGCGTCGCTCTCGACGCGGAACCGCACTTCCGGCGACAGCGAGAGGTTCCCCGCGATGCCCAGCTGACTGTCGGCCTCGACGAGGTTCGCCTCGACGCTGCCGCCCGGGCCGCCCGTCTGGAAGCTCGACCAGGTGTCGGCGGTCCGCGAGGGGCCGGCGGGGACGACCGGCGCGACCGCCGAGAGGACGATCAGCGCCGCCAGCAGGACCGCCAGCGGCTCGGCCGCTCGCAGTGAATCACCCCGGCGGTCCATGTCGCCCACTGCGACCGCGACGATGCCGCCGACGACGCCGACGAGCGTCGTCACGTTCGAGGCGTCACCGGTCAGCACGAGGAATCCGAGCGTCGCCCCGCCGGCGGCGACGCCGCCGACGTACCGCCGGCGCACGGCGAGATACCACGTCAGAAAGAGCGGACCGGGCGCGACCCCGAGTACCCACAGGTCGACGTTGGTCACCTGCAACAGCGACCGCCCGGTCATCAGCGCGACGGCGTCGGTGATCAGCGGGACCAGCGGCGGCTGGCGCGGCAGGCTGACGATGTACAGCCCCAGCCCGATCACCAGCAGCCCGACCGCGACGACCGCCGCCCAGCGCAGCCGCAACGACCGCGCGAGCAGCGTCGCCGCACCCAGCGTCGCCGCCCCGAGGACGAGAAACGCCAGCGGCTCGCCCGTCACGTCGATGAAATGATAGAAGACGGAGCCGTAGGCCGCGATCAGCAGGCCGATCCCGCCGAGCGCGACGGCTCTGACCGGGTCGACACCCTCCAGGTCGAGCGCGGCGTCGGCCGCGCGGGTCTCGGTGCTCACGATCCGACCCCCCGGGCCGACAGTGGGTTCTCGCGACTGGCCGTGACCGCCTCGAAGTCGCGCTCGTCGGCGCCGAAGGCGAGGGTGACGCCGTCGGCGTCGCTCCGAACCACTACGTCGGCGTCGGCGAGCACGTCGTCCTCGAGCGTGTACGTCTCGAACGGCGAGGTGAAGTCGGTGTCCGTCTGGGCGAGGGCGCCGAGCAGTCGCTGGCGGTGGCCGTCACCCCGACCCAACCGGACGTGGGCGTCGGGAAGCCGGAGTTCGACGGCCAGGCCGGCCTCCAGCGCCATGACGGCGACGCTCGCAGCCGCCGACGCCATCTCGTCGATCGAGCCGGCGTCTCCGACCGCCGCGATAGTGACGTCGTCGTCCTCGACGCGGTTGTCGGCGAACTCGGTGACGTAGATCTCGTCGGGCGACTTGGCCGTCGACTTCCAGTGGACGTCCCGGAGCGGGTCGCCCGGTGCGTACTCGCGGATGGAGTCGAACTCCTGACGCTCGACCTCCGAGCGCTCGAGGACGTGCCGGAGGATCGCCTCGCGGCCACCGACCCGATACACCGGCGGGTAGACGAGCACGCGCGCCGTCGACCCGGCCGGGGTGGTCCGCTCGACCAGCCCCAGCATGTCTCGGACCCGAACGGTCAGCGGGCCCAGTTTGTGACGCCCCCGCTCGACACAGGTCAGCGAGTAGGCGAACGTCGTC
This DNA window, taken from Halosimplex litoreum, encodes the following:
- a CDS encoding DUF58 domain-containing protein, with protein sequence MKLTRRGYGVLGVVVLAEALALTYGARALNAIAAPAVVVLLASAVQLWRTPAPTAERDRVPAGFPGDTREVTVDVDGGGVAEIDETVPEGLDAEDARAEASLPTTFAYSLTCVERGRHKLGPLTVRVRDMLGLVERTTPAGSTARVLVYPPVYRVGGREAILRHVLERSEVERQEFDSIREYAPGDPLRDVHWKSTAKSPDEIYVTEFADNRVEDDDVTIAAVGDAGSIDEMASAAASVAVMALEAGLAVELRLPDAHVRLGRGDGHRQRLLGALAQTDTDFTSPFETYTLEDDVLADADVVVRSDADGVTLAFGADERDFEAVTASRENPLSARGVGS
- a CDS encoding transglutaminase TgpA family protein; protein product: MSTETRAADAALDLEGVDPVRAVALGGIGLLIAAYGSVFYHFIDVTGEPLAFLVLGAATLGAATLLARSLRLRWAAVVAVGLLVIGLGLYIVSLPRQPPLVPLITDAVALMTGRSLLQVTNVDLWVLGVAPGPLFLTWYLAVRRRYVGGVAAGGATLGFLVLTGDASNVTTLVGVVGGIVAVAVGDMDRRGDSLRAAEPLAVLLAALIVLSAVAPVVPAGPSRTADTWSSFQTGGPGGSVEANLVEADSQLGIAGNLSLSPEVRFRVESDAESYWKVGSYDRYTGDGWIRTGSSYSYSGRIQGPPGQSRAVGQTVTAIDEISVLPAAWKPVDIDGSVSDRARVTDLDGLELDGSLARGERYSVTSRVPVASARDLRSAGTDYPSAVAERFTRLPSSTPDRVAERTARITARADSPYATARVVERWLENNKNYSLDVERPRGNTADEFLFERNAGYCTYFATTMVTMLRTQDIPARMAVGYTPGERVAEDEWVVRGYDAHAWVEVYFPDVGWVRFDPTPAGPREAAEQGELADARANNRTDIDTNDTGSAEWTPTPTATPAPLTPRAEQPVQDAPGRVTVPDRITRPGGGPTGNVTAANVTITSPPTNAPSGGDADEGDDGAAGPFGGRPPTRAEATLATIVLVGAVVALRRTGVTGRLYRAVWLRYQPTKDPETDAERAFDRLEYVLAERHRPRRPEETPRQYLASIGADERAAQVAAVRERAKYAGRVTREEADEAVDLVDDIVGWRGA